ATTCATCTTTTTGTATCagtacgtttaattttttatttttatgtcaggTTGTACTAGATATAGAATATGTGTATACGGTAGacgacaaacaaaagcacttcaTTGTTTGCATCAAGGAAAAAAAGTGTTCATGtaattcttttcaaataaatgaGATACCATATGCACATGCTTGTGTGGTGTTGGAGAAAAAGAATTTTGACAAGGGGCCATACTGTTCTGAtttttttaaaccaaaaactGTTTTGAAGACATATGATGTTCCAATCTACCCGTTGCTACACAGCGATGACTGGATAATTCCAGAGAGCATACTTGATGAAATAGTACTGcctccaaaattcaaaagacttccaggaagacctgcaaagaaggatcatAGAAAATCAGGCcgggatatgtttggaaagaagaataTAAACTCATGcggtggttgtggggctaagggtcacaataggcgttcttgtaggaaatatcgcaaatgatacatttcttcttctgtattatttcttaaatttttttttttataatgatgaactaagtcagtttagttaatgcatttatgaatcatttgACCATTGAAGACAGTAATATCTGAATAATGGAGCTTtatatgtttcaaaataagtacATTACACATGTATTTTCAAGCAacagttcatatgtatttttgacatagtaaatatattttaGGTTAAAGGTGGTAACTTTGATTAACCAAATAAGTATATGATTCCTAATTGTTCAAAGGTTTAAATATATATGACATATTCTgcaaatatatgtttgaattgcatAATATTATTACtgcatatttatttatattgtaaaaatacatttgatgtataatccatatgtatttttaataaaaatatcatcactgcatatatattttgtaactaaaatcaaatctataactgcattaaaaagtcaaatttatctctaattcaaattctcttgtataatgattttaaatgaacACATAT
The window above is part of the Capsicum annuum cultivar UCD-10X-F1 unplaced genomic scaffold, UCD10Xv1.1 ctg47156, whole genome shotgun sequence genome. Proteins encoded here:
- the LOC107853605 gene encoding uncharacterized protein LOC107853605, with protein sequence MAKSYSKSEFHMLIEKVEATDIRVKKYLELAGYEKWARSYATVYREWTLTLNIAESINGVLVSARELSIYDFLEEVRLLFAKWNCANRQEDSYTFTTLIEKFNDILSENEALCIRMTVVLDIEYVYTVDDKQKHFIVCIKEKKCSCNSFQINEIPYAHACVVLEKKNFDKGPYCSDFFKPKTVLKTYDVPIYPLLHSDDWIIPESILDEIVLPPKFKRLPGRPAKKDHRKSGRDMFGKKNINSC